A DNA window from Plodia interpunctella isolate USDA-ARS_2022_Savannah chromosome 12, ilPloInte3.2, whole genome shotgun sequence contains the following coding sequences:
- the fne gene encoding ELAV-like protein 1 has protein sequence MINNEMENGGGDANSNVSPTKLMVNYIPELMTRDMMYALFSAMGKIESCKLIANRGYGFVEYEKHEDAEKARTAFNGLLMQGKTLKVSFALLNPENKVSHKPDIESNLYISNLPPDMTLERLNSLFGQFGNITNSRVSQGIGFVCFENRQQAEEAIQHLNGQTPIPGAGPIVVKFANKPNSNKNPPRPAPRIGVTTPLAYNGTAAVFNGTTPAAFNGTNLSAAFGARPTAFAPGFPQASPPPLLPSPGKALPFINKGQQRFNPMAATNHTPLPLLGAPASPVPLLGAPPAPHQTTVYVYNIGEDTEELALWQLFGPYGAIDSIKVIKDPETKKNKGFAFVNMREYDEAAMAIQALNGYTLNGQVLSVSFKTQKRNN, from the coding sequence ATGATAAATAACGAAATGGAGAATGGCGGCGGCGACGCCAATTCTAATGTGTCACCGACCAAACTCATGGTCAATTATATCCCAGAACTGATGACGCGGGATATGATGTACGCTTTATTCTCTGCAATGGGCAAGATTGAGAGTTGTAAACTAATCGCTAACAGAGGTTACGGTTTCGTGGAATACGAAAAACACGAGGATGCTGAGAAGGCGCGGACAGCGTTCAACGGCCTCCTAATGCAAGGAAAGACTTTAAAAGTATCTTTCGCCCTGCTCAACCCCGAAAACAAGGTCAGCCATAAACCGGATATAGAGTCAAATCTTTATATAAGTAATCTACCTCCTGATATGACGCTAGAACGCCTTAACAGTTTGTTTGGTCAGTTTGGAAACATAACCAACAGTCGTGTATCTCAAGGAATCGGTTTCGTATGTTTCGAGAACAGACAACAAGCCGAGGAGGCAATACAACATTTGAATGGGCAAACGCCAATCCCAGGTGCAGGCCCAATAGTTGTTAAGTTCGCCAACAAGCCAAATTCCAACAAAAACCCCCCTCGGCCGGCCCCGAGAATCGGAGTGACGACACCACTAGCGTACAATGGAACTGCGGCCGTTTTCAATGGGACGACGCCGGCCGCATTCAATGGCACCAATCTGAGCGCAGCTTTCGGTGCACGACCTACTGCTTTTGCGCCTGGTTTCCCGCAGGCTTCACCACCACCTCTACTGCCGTCACCAGGCAAAGCATTGCCATTCATCAACAAGGGTCAACAACGCTTCAATCCAATGGCGGCCACCAACCACACACCACTACCTCTACTGGGCGCCCCCGCGAGTCCTGTACCATTGCTTGGTGCCCCTCCAGCCCCCCATCAGACTAcagtgtatgtatataatattggtGAGGACACTGAAGAGCTTGCTTTATGGCAACTCTTTGGCCCATATGGTGCAATTGATTCTATAAAAGTGATTAAAGATCctgaaacaaagaaaaacaaaggCTTTGCATTTGTAAACATGCGTGAATATGATGAGGCCGCAATGGCTATACAGGCGCTCAATGGATACACGCTCAATGGACAGGTTCTATCAGTTAGTTTTAAGACACAGAAACGGAATAATTAG
- the mRpL33 gene encoding large ribosomal subunit protein bL33m, which yields MFLSNVLFKKAKSKMIMVLMESVVSGHKFIAIRERLADKMELLRFDPYIRCESLYKERKKIRSIKSS from the exons atgtttttgtcaaACGTTCTATTCAAAAAAGCCAAAAGCAA GATGATAATGGTATTGATGGAGAGTGTAGTATCTGgacataaatttattgctaTTCGAGAACGTCTCGCGGATAAAATGGAACTCCTAAGGTTTGATCCATACA tacgTTGTGAGAGCCTTTACAAGGAAAGGAAAAAAATCAGAAGTATCAAATCTTCATAA